A window from Osmia lignaria lignaria isolate PbOS001 chromosome 8, iyOsmLign1, whole genome shotgun sequence encodes these proteins:
- the LOC117608905 gene encoding uncharacterized protein LOC117608905 yields MATDIEESDTDDHERPAPPKRQCTRLVKVNETMWDMENSLNESEEIQDAENVEYDDAERHAREKLKRWQACQVAKGYVDNTINKFLENYITRTISLEESRCQLFRGNDMEDTAVMMAIRNHGLVQSAGIVSQSDAFYSDKAPGYWTNNEYPDVHCSCPSNYIQVGNSVATTSTDSLRLEDSKDVDEYSGCDWDLDKIDENNQQENFLERAVAEAIKKKGLSTLSVDYG; encoded by the exons ATGGCGACCGATATCGAGGAATCAGATACCGACGATCATGAAAGACCAGCTCCACCGAAACGTCAATGCACAAGACTCGTTAAGGTCAATGAAACAATGTGGGATATG GAGAACAGTTTGAATGAAAGCGAAGAAATACAGGATGCAGAGAATGTTGAATACGATGATGCAGAAAGGCACGCAAGAGAAAAGTTAAAAAGATGGCAAGCTTGCCAGGTGGCCAAGGGATACGTAGATAATACTATCaataaatttttagaaaactATATCACGAGAACGATCTCTCTAGAAGAATCCAGGTGTCAGTTGTTCAGAGGAAACGATATGGAGGATACAGCAGTTATGATGGCAATTCGTAATCATGGACTAGTTCAATCGGCAGGGATCGTTTCTCAGTCGGATGCATTTTACAGTGATAAAGCCCCGGGATATTGGACCAACAACGAATATCCTGATGTACATTGTTCCTGTCCTTCTAATTACATCCAAGTTGGAAATTCAGTAGCCACTACGTCTACGGATTCTTTGAGATTGGAAGATTCAAAGGATGTAGACGAGTACAGTGGATGCGATTGGGATTTAGATAAAATAGATGAGAACAATCAACAAGAAAACTTCCTAGAAAGAGCTGTAGCGGAAGCTATTAAGAAAAAAGGTCTTAGCACGCTCAGTGTTGATTATGGTTGA